One genomic segment of Streptomyces liangshanensis includes these proteins:
- a CDS encoding nuclear transport factor 2 family protein, giving the protein MSDTTLLLPVLAEHVRAVNAFDEDAILATFTEDAFVNDARREFRGAAAIRRWVAKELVGDKVTLEVTEVVDHYGDQIVRARYDGEYDKTNLKGDLIMSNYFTVADGKITSLIVIRNEPAY; this is encoded by the coding sequence ATGTCCGACACCACGCTGCTGCTCCCGGTCCTGGCCGAGCACGTCCGCGCCGTCAACGCGTTCGACGAGGACGCGATCTTGGCCACCTTCACCGAGGACGCCTTCGTCAACGACGCGCGCCGCGAGTTCCGCGGGGCCGCCGCCATCCGCCGCTGGGTCGCCAAGGAGCTCGTCGGCGACAAGGTCACCCTGGAGGTGACGGAGGTCGTGGACCACTACGGCGACCAGATCGTGCGCGCCCGGTACGACGGCGAGTACGACAAGACCAACCTGAAGGGTGATCTGATCATGAGCAACTACTTCACGGTCGCCGACGGCAAGATCACTTCGCTGATCGTCATCCGTAACGAACCCGCCTACTGA
- a CDS encoding MerR family transcriptional regulator, translated as MRQTLTVGDFSRATHLSVKTLRHYHQVGLLEPDEIDPDTGYRHYGPEQIPTAQVIRRLRDLDLPLAEIKAVLAAPDATARGEVIATHLDRLEVKLAHTRSAIESLRNLLQRPAAASIEHRTVPPCPAMAVTAAVDRADLLPWWQGALGELHAAVLAQGLEPTGPPGGLYASELFQDDHGRATVFVPVEGPVRPIGRVEPLLVPAAELAVITHHGPLDDADLTYGELGAYTVRHEISVAGPLREYYVRDARNSPDPSEWITEIGWPIFRAEHAPPG; from the coding sequence ATGCGGCAGACTCTGACGGTCGGGGACTTCTCACGGGCGACCCACCTGAGCGTCAAGACGCTGCGCCACTACCACCAGGTCGGCCTGCTGGAACCCGACGAGATCGACCCGGACACCGGCTACCGCCACTACGGGCCCGAGCAGATCCCCACCGCGCAGGTCATCCGCCGGCTGCGGGACCTGGACCTGCCCCTCGCCGAGATCAAGGCCGTCCTGGCCGCCCCGGACGCGACCGCGCGCGGCGAAGTGATCGCCACCCACCTGGACCGCCTGGAAGTGAAGCTCGCCCACACCCGCTCCGCGATCGAATCCCTGCGCAACCTCCTGCAACGCCCGGCGGCGGCCTCCATCGAACACCGCACCGTGCCGCCCTGCCCGGCCATGGCCGTCACCGCGGCCGTGGACCGCGCGGACCTGCTGCCCTGGTGGCAGGGCGCGCTGGGGGAACTGCACGCCGCGGTCCTGGCCCAGGGCCTGGAGCCGACCGGTCCCCCGGGCGGCCTGTACGCGAGCGAGCTCTTCCAGGACGACCACGGCCGGGCCACGGTCTTCGTCCCGGTCGAGGGACCCGTACGCCCCATCGGCCGCGTCGAGCCGCTGCTCGTCCCGGCCGCCGAACTCGCGGTCATCACCCACCACGGCCCGCTGGACGACGCCGACCTCACGTACGGCGAACTCGGCGCCTACACCGTCCGGCACGAGATCAGCGTCGCCGGCCCCCTGCGCGAGTACTACGTGCGCGACGCCCGCAACAGCCCCGACCCCTCCGAATGGATCACCGAGATCGGCTGGCCCATCTTCCGCGCCGAACACGCTCCGCCCGGGTGA
- a CDS encoding ketopantoate reductase family protein gives MRTLIVGAGAVGGFVGGRLVQAGREVHFLVRPGRAEHLRQRGLRIVDGGQAEGIAVNPITADALKGTEEPYGLVLLSVKPDALSAVMDDIAPVVGSATVLIPFLNGVTHLEKLTGRFGESLVGGTLRIVTQLDDDGDIRQYAPGGQIEIGELDGRRSSRVEEVAETLTIPDFSVAVSTDIVGAMWQKWVMIATVGAITSLARGTIGDAAALTDGERFATVTLEEAASVAAASGHGLSEPAHAALHQLVTATGSGMTSSLSRELASGRPTEVENVLGDLIRRGHAAGIAVPRLEAASLTLRAHNRRLTATPGE, from the coding sequence ATGAGGACTTTGATCGTCGGTGCCGGTGCTGTCGGCGGCTTTGTGGGAGGACGGCTGGTCCAGGCCGGACGGGAGGTGCACTTCCTGGTCCGCCCCGGCCGCGCCGAACACCTCCGGCAGCGCGGCCTGCGCATCGTCGACGGGGGCCAGGCGGAGGGGATCGCGGTCAACCCGATCACGGCCGACGCCCTGAAAGGGACGGAAGAGCCGTACGGCCTGGTGCTGCTCTCGGTGAAGCCGGACGCGCTGTCGGCGGTCATGGACGACATCGCGCCGGTCGTCGGGTCGGCCACCGTACTGATCCCCTTCCTCAACGGCGTGACGCATCTTGAGAAACTGACGGGGCGCTTCGGCGAGTCCCTGGTCGGCGGCACTCTCAGGATCGTCACGCAACTCGACGACGACGGGGACATCCGCCAGTACGCGCCCGGTGGGCAGATCGAGATCGGTGAGCTCGACGGCAGGCGGAGCAGCAGGGTGGAGGAGGTGGCCGAGACCCTGACCATCCCCGATTTCAGTGTCGCCGTGAGCACGGACATCGTCGGCGCGATGTGGCAGAAGTGGGTCATGATCGCCACCGTCGGGGCGATCACCTCCCTGGCCCGCGGCACCATCGGGGACGCCGCCGCCCTCACCGACGGGGAGCGGTTCGCCACCGTGACCCTTGAGGAAGCGGCCTCGGTCGCCGCCGCGTCCGGCCACGGACTGAGCGAACCGGCCCACGCCGCACTCCACCAACTGGTCACGGCGACGGGGTCCGGCATGACCTCGTCCCTCTCCCGCGAGCTGGCCTCCGGCCGTCCCACCGAGGTCGAGAACGTCCTCGGCGACCTCATCCGCCGAGGCCACGCCGCGGGCATCGCCGTACCCCGCCTGGAGGCAGCCTCCCTGACCCTGCGCGCGCACAACCGACGACTCACCGCCACGCCGGGAGAGTGA
- a CDS encoding MFS transporter, which translates to MTRTPSKPLVLVALLLASFVINLDTTLVNVALPTLTRELGTSTSQLQWVVDAYNLVFAALLLTSGSLSDRFGRKGMLMAGLLVFGVASFVGGYATTPAELIAARAVMGLGAAMTFPATLALLTSVFTSRKERALSIGLWGATAGVAIALGPIVGGFLLEHYSWGSIFYTLGPVSLAVIALVALYVPKSKSRVAHRLDYLGLILSAGFMGLLVYTIIEAPSRGWTSTATLAGFGGSLVLLIAFIVGERRSAEPMLDVRLFRDLRFTAASVSVTISFFTLFGFIFLITQYFQFIRSYSPLSTGVHLLPVAVSVAIGSTLGTRLAVRVGTKVIVTVGLALQALFYFWVASDISPTLSYGIIAGQMIVFGLGMGLTSAPATESIMGAVAGDQAGVGSAVNDSTRLLGGTLGVAIIGSVYATQYDARLTSTLPASVPPELSDLAHQSVGAAFGVSGQLAAHGQAALGGAVRHAATGAFDHGLTIGCLVAAFVAVAGALFAGVYLPAQPPRHPEQEHRPA; encoded by the coding sequence ATGACGCGTACGCCATCCAAACCGCTCGTCCTCGTCGCCCTGCTCCTGGCCTCGTTCGTGATCAACCTCGACACGACGCTGGTCAACGTGGCGCTGCCGACCCTGACGCGCGAGCTGGGCACGTCCACCTCACAGCTGCAATGGGTCGTGGACGCCTACAACCTGGTGTTCGCGGCCCTGCTGCTGACCTCGGGCAGCCTGTCCGACCGCTTCGGCCGCAAGGGCATGCTCATGGCCGGACTCCTGGTGTTCGGGGTGGCGAGCTTCGTCGGCGGGTACGCGACGACACCGGCGGAGCTGATCGCGGCCCGGGCGGTGATGGGCCTGGGCGCCGCGATGACGTTCCCGGCGACCCTCGCGCTGCTCACCAGCGTCTTCACCAGCCGCAAGGAACGGGCGCTGTCGATCGGCCTGTGGGGCGCGACCGCGGGCGTCGCCATCGCGTTGGGGCCGATCGTGGGCGGCTTCCTCCTGGAGCACTACAGCTGGGGGAGCATCTTCTACACGCTCGGCCCGGTGTCGCTGGCCGTCATCGCCCTGGTCGCCCTCTACGTACCCAAGTCGAAGAGCCGTGTCGCGCACCGCCTGGACTACCTCGGCCTCATCCTGTCCGCGGGCTTCATGGGGCTGCTCGTCTACACCATCATCGAGGCCCCGAGCCGGGGCTGGACGTCCACGGCCACCCTGGCCGGCTTCGGCGGCTCCCTGGTGCTGCTGATCGCGTTCATCGTGGGCGAGCGCCGCTCCGCGGAGCCCATGCTCGACGTACGGCTCTTCCGGGACCTGCGCTTCACCGCCGCCAGCGTCTCGGTCACGATCTCGTTCTTCACCCTCTTCGGATTCATCTTCCTGATCACGCAGTACTTCCAGTTCATCCGCTCCTACAGCCCCCTGTCCACCGGCGTCCACCTGCTGCCCGTCGCGGTCTCCGTCGCCATCGGGTCGACCCTCGGGACGAGGCTGGCGGTCCGCGTCGGCACCAAGGTGATCGTCACGGTGGGGCTGGCCCTCCAGGCGCTCTTCTACTTCTGGGTCGCCAGCGACATCTCCCCGACCCTCAGCTACGGGATCATCGCCGGCCAGATGATCGTCTTCGGCCTGGGCATGGGCCTCACGTCCGCCCCCGCGACGGAGTCGATCATGGGCGCGGTCGCCGGGGACCAGGCCGGCGTCGGGTCCGCGGTCAACGACTCCACCCGCCTCCTCGGCGGCACCCTCGGCGTCGCGATCATCGGCAGTGTCTACGCCACCCAGTACGACGCCCGGCTCACCAGCACCCTCCCGGCGTCGGTGCCGCCCGAACTGAGCGACCTGGCCCACCAGTCCGTCGGAGCCGCGTTCGGCGTCTCCGGCCAACTCGCCGCCCACGGCCAGGCCGCCCTGGGCGGAGCCGTACGCCACGCCGCCACCGGAGCCTTCGACCACGGCCTGACCATCGGCTGCCTGGTCGCGGCCTTCGTGGCCGTCGCGGGCGCGCTGTTCGCGGGCGTCTACCTGCCCGCCCAGCCCCCGCGCCACCCCGAACAGGAACACCGGCCCGCATGA
- a CDS encoding winged helix-turn-helix transcriptional regulator, giving the protein MRSYGQYCSIARGLDVIGDRWTLLIVRELLLQGPSRFTELKRGLPGVATNLLSTRLKELEAAGLITREDAPPPIATALYQLSESGHALQPVLKEIGLWGLRFMVDERPDDAFQAQWLAYAPAWFTTDAEPDGPPAVIQLVADGELAVIELRNGRVHTRLGRATDPDLTLEGPPRSVLGLLTGKIDLDLATQLGLTATGRLDLLPRLRPVAQQPA; this is encoded by the coding sequence ATGCGTAGTTATGGTCAGTACTGCTCGATAGCCCGCGGGCTGGACGTCATCGGGGACCGCTGGACGCTGCTGATCGTCCGGGAGCTGCTGCTGCAGGGCCCGTCCCGGTTCACGGAGCTGAAGCGGGGGCTGCCGGGCGTCGCGACGAACCTCCTGTCGACCCGCCTCAAGGAACTCGAAGCGGCGGGGCTGATCACGCGCGAGGACGCGCCGCCGCCCATCGCCACCGCCCTCTACCAGCTGAGCGAGAGCGGCCACGCGCTCCAGCCGGTCCTGAAGGAGATCGGGCTGTGGGGGCTGCGGTTCATGGTCGACGAACGGCCCGACGACGCGTTCCAGGCCCAGTGGCTGGCCTACGCCCCCGCCTGGTTCACCACCGACGCGGAGCCGGACGGCCCGCCCGCGGTGATCCAACTCGTCGCGGACGGCGAACTCGCCGTCATCGAGCTGCGGAACGGCCGCGTCCACACCCGGCTCGGCCGCGCCACCGACCCCGACCTCACCCTGGAAGGCCCACCCCGCTCGGTCCTGGGACTGCTCACCGGCAAGATCGATCTCGACCTCGCCACCCAACTGGGCCTGACCGCCACCGGCCGCCTCGACCTGCTCCCCCGCCTACGCCCGGTCGCCCAGCAACCGGCGTGA
- a CDS encoding alpha/beta fold hydrolase, which translates to MAHSPTTTFVLIPGAWHGAWAWTPVAGRLRAAGHRTVSLTLPGLDGDRDPAGLRLEDAVDFVVAEIERRDLGDVTLVAHSWGGYPMTGAAHRLKERLSKIVYYNAMVPARGVSARDELAGNGPAAARDTAIRSTPAAWLPPLDIVQKTLIQDEPEPVQRLLWELLQPQPAQYGVGSLDLPDVTTLGVPLAYILSENDRGLGRPGAGADFARRLGVDPVLVPGTHESLLTHPGELAQALLGP; encoded by the coding sequence ATGGCACACAGCCCGACAACGACCTTCGTACTGATTCCCGGGGCCTGGCACGGCGCCTGGGCGTGGACGCCCGTGGCCGGGCGGCTGCGCGCGGCGGGACACCGGACGGTGTCCCTGACCCTGCCCGGCCTGGACGGCGACCGGGATCCGGCCGGGCTCCGCCTGGAGGACGCCGTCGACTTCGTGGTCGCCGAAATCGAGCGCCGCGATCTCGGCGACGTGACCCTCGTGGCGCACAGCTGGGGCGGATACCCGATGACGGGGGCGGCGCACCGGCTGAAGGAGCGCCTCTCGAAGATCGTCTACTACAACGCCATGGTGCCCGCGCGAGGCGTGAGCGCACGCGATGAACTGGCGGGCAACGGTCCCGCCGCCGCCCGCGACACCGCGATCAGGTCCACCCCGGCGGCCTGGCTGCCGCCCCTCGACATTGTCCAGAAGACCCTGATCCAGGACGAACCGGAACCCGTCCAGCGACTTCTGTGGGAACTCCTCCAGCCCCAGCCCGCGCAGTACGGCGTCGGCTCCCTCGACCTGCCGGACGTCACGACCCTCGGTGTTCCGCTCGCCTACATCCTGAGCGAGAACGACCGGGGACTGGGACGGCCAGGAGCCGGCGCGGACTTCGCCCGCCGCCTCGGCGTCGACCCGGTCCTGGTCCCCGGCACCCACGAGTCCCTGCTCACCCACCCCGGCGAACTGGCCCAAGCCCTCCTCGGACCGTGA
- a CDS encoding IclR family transcriptional regulator domain-containing protein, whose product MPEPERRDHLQTLERGLMTLLAFADREPWLTLGDLSAATGLTKPTVRRVMMTLESMGFARSDNNRYALTPRVLRLGYAYLSSIDLPRLAQPVMESLTDRLQFSASLGALDGTDVVYVNRVQPHQATVVNLAIGTRMPAHATSMGHVLLAGLSPDALAHYLADAHLAPMTHQTVTSAEELTDRLDAVRAQGWAAVDQHVEVGRRAAAAPVTDASGRVVAALALSSGTSGESFETFAGRVVPEVLSSAAEISRLLGADH is encoded by the coding sequence ATGCCCGAGCCCGAACGACGCGACCATCTGCAGACCCTCGAACGGGGGCTGATGACGCTGCTCGCCTTCGCCGACCGTGAACCATGGCTGACGCTGGGGGATCTGTCGGCCGCGACCGGGCTCACCAAGCCGACCGTCCGGCGCGTGATGATGACGCTGGAGAGCATGGGCTTCGCCAGGAGCGACAACAACCGATACGCGCTCACCCCGCGGGTCCTGCGGCTCGGCTACGCCTACCTGTCGTCGATCGACCTGCCCCGGCTCGCCCAGCCCGTCATGGAGTCCCTGACCGACCGCCTCCAGTTCAGCGCGTCGCTCGGCGCGCTCGACGGAACGGACGTGGTCTACGTCAATCGGGTCCAGCCCCACCAGGCCACGGTCGTGAATCTCGCGATCGGCACGCGGATGCCCGCCCACGCGACCTCCATGGGCCACGTCCTGCTCGCCGGGCTCTCCCCGGACGCCCTGGCCCACTACCTCGCGGACGCCCACCTCGCGCCGATGACCCACCAGACCGTCACCTCGGCGGAAGAACTGACCGACCGTCTGGACGCTGTGCGCGCGCAGGGATGGGCGGCGGTCGACCAGCACGTCGAGGTGGGCCGGCGCGCCGCCGCCGCACCCGTCACCGACGCCTCCGGAAGAGTGGTCGCCGCACTGGCCCTCTCCTCCGGAACCTCGGGCGAATCCTTCGAGACCTTCGCGGGACGCGTCGTACCGGAAGTCCTGAGCAGCGCCGCCGAGATCTCCCGCCTCCTCGGCGCGGACCACTGA
- a CDS encoding DUF6221 family protein, whose translation MSNADLVAFVRARLDEREAVARAARPTTADPTAGHWVAAHPRASPQDEPDPDLTVVGAQEPDGREWIVAEAGRGERSPAIAMFIADHDPDAVLRRVVADRVMLDAYADLAHLDVDGNSYDYPSGQAVGLGFAVRHLAALDAGHPDYQATWLPRFT comes from the coding sequence ATGAGCAACGCCGACCTCGTGGCCTTCGTACGGGCCCGCCTCGACGAGCGGGAGGCCGTGGCGCGGGCCGCCCGGCCCACCACCGCCGACCCGACGGCCGGCCACTGGGTGGCCGCCCACCCGCGCGCCTCGCCGCAGGACGAGCCCGACCCCGACCTCACGGTCGTCGGCGCCCAGGAACCGGACGGGCGCGAGTGGATCGTCGCCGAAGCGGGCCGCGGGGAACGGTCCCCCGCGATAGCCATGTTCATCGCGGACCACGACCCCGACGCCGTACTCCGGCGCGTCGTCGCCGACCGCGTGATGCTCGACGCGTACGCGGACCTCGCCCACCTCGACGTCGACGGCAACAGCTACGACTACCCCTCCGGGCAGGCCGTCGGTCTCGGATTCGCCGTACGCCACCTCGCCGCCCTCGACGCCGGACACCCGGACTACCAGGCCACCTGGCTCCCCCGCTTCACCTAG
- a CDS encoding MFS transporter: MSEDDGKRAGGLRRLLTDQSIDTRPLSLPAFRRLFIGQGTSFIGSMLTQVAVPVQVFDLSHSSLDVGMVGLAGLVPLIVFGLYGGAVADAVDRRTLYLWSSLGTWAVTLALLAQTLLGVGHIGLILALVAAQSAGFAIASSARGAIIPRLVEPGLIPAANTLNYVVGTIGEVLGPLVAGVLVTLPHGFAYAYGADAVLFTAALYSTLRLPSIPPDGVITRIGLRSVGDGLKFIAGRPVLVMSFLVDLCAMVMAMPRSLFPAVALERFHGSVGLLYAAIPIGSVVAGFGSAWIGRVRRQGAVLAGAVIAWGAAVAVSGVAPQLWLVVVFLAVAGAADLISAVLRQTLLQTYAPDAMRGRLQGVYTVVVAGGPRLGDLRAGAMAVAFSASMSWTLGGVACVVAVAIGAPLARSFWRYDAAKATGGDVLREQPGENTAATGSVQEPTAP, translated from the coding sequence ATGAGTGAGGACGACGGCAAGCGTGCCGGCGGTCTGCGGCGGCTGCTGACCGACCAGTCCATCGACACCCGGCCGCTCTCCCTGCCCGCCTTCCGGCGCTTGTTCATAGGCCAGGGCACGTCCTTCATCGGCTCGATGCTCACCCAGGTCGCGGTCCCGGTGCAGGTCTTCGACCTTTCGCACTCGTCGCTGGACGTCGGCATGGTCGGGCTCGCCGGGCTCGTACCCCTGATCGTGTTCGGCCTGTACGGCGGGGCCGTGGCCGACGCCGTCGACCGCAGGACGCTCTACCTCTGGTCCTCGCTCGGTACGTGGGCGGTGACCCTGGCCCTGCTCGCCCAGACCCTCCTCGGCGTCGGCCACATCGGGCTCATCCTCGCCCTGGTCGCGGCGCAGTCGGCCGGCTTCGCGATCGCCAGCTCGGCGCGGGGCGCGATCATTCCGCGCCTCGTCGAACCCGGCCTCATCCCGGCGGCGAACACCCTCAACTACGTCGTCGGCACCATCGGCGAAGTCCTCGGACCGCTCGTCGCGGGCGTCCTGGTCACGCTGCCCCACGGCTTCGCGTACGCCTACGGGGCGGACGCGGTGCTGTTCACGGCCGCGCTGTACTCGACGCTGCGACTGCCGTCGATCCCGCCCGACGGCGTCATCACCAGGATCGGCCTCAGGTCGGTCGGCGACGGGCTGAAGTTCATCGCCGGACGGCCGGTCCTCGTGATGAGCTTCCTCGTCGACCTCTGCGCCATGGTCATGGCGATGCCGCGTTCGCTCTTCCCGGCGGTCGCCCTGGAGCGGTTCCACGGCTCGGTCGGCCTCCTGTACGCCGCGATCCCGATCGGCTCGGTCGTCGCCGGGTTCGGCAGCGCCTGGATCGGCCGGGTGCGCCGGCAGGGCGCGGTGCTCGCGGGCGCGGTGATCGCCTGGGGGGCCGCCGTCGCGGTGTCCGGGGTGGCCCCGCAGTTGTGGCTGGTCGTCGTGTTCCTCGCCGTCGCGGGAGCGGCGGACCTCATCAGCGCGGTGCTGCGGCAGACCCTGCTCCAGACGTACGCCCCGGACGCGATGCGCGGGAGGTTGCAGGGGGTGTACACGGTGGTGGTGGCGGGCGGGCCGCGGCTCGGTGACCTGCGGGCGGGCGCGATGGCCGTCGCCTTCTCGGCGAGCATGTCGTGGACCCTGGGCGGAGTGGCCTGCGTGGTCGCTGTCGCGATCGGGGCGCCGCTCGCCCGGTCGTTCTGGCGCTACGACGCGGCGAAGGCGACGGGCGGGGACGTCCTCCGGGAGCAGCCCGGCGAGAACACGGCCGCCACCGGCAGCGTCCAAGAGCCGACCGCGCCCTGA
- a CDS encoding pentapeptide repeat-containing protein produces the protein MDWARKLELLTVVIAAVVGVAGLWYSGDQARDDRALAKEGQITDRYTAAVGNLGSDKVDVRLGGIYALERIMQDSRRDHPTIANVLATYVRTHAAKPAPRSQDVSADIQAALTVLASRDPKYDATFRPNLREAQLDSVALGSDSLTSPAALGGADLSGADLGSAFLSGADLRDANLALAQMTYADLCDANLSTTFLTGADLPGANLSGADMTSTDLRGADLSDTRLRGADLSDADLRGADLRGADLSLTTLAGTDLRGAKHLTKRMLDRAYVDGETRLP, from the coding sequence TTGGACTGGGCGCGCAAGCTCGAACTGCTCACCGTGGTGATCGCCGCGGTCGTGGGGGTGGCGGGGCTCTGGTACTCCGGCGATCAGGCCCGGGACGACCGGGCGCTGGCCAAGGAGGGGCAGATCACCGATCGGTACACCGCCGCGGTCGGAAACCTCGGCAGCGACAAGGTGGACGTACGGCTGGGCGGCATCTACGCCTTGGAGCGGATCATGCAGGACTCCCGCCGCGACCACCCCACCATCGCCAACGTCCTCGCCACGTACGTCCGTACCCACGCGGCGAAACCCGCGCCCAGGAGCCAGGACGTCTCGGCCGACATCCAGGCCGCCCTCACCGTCCTCGCCTCCCGTGACCCGAAGTACGACGCCACCTTCCGCCCGAACCTCCGCGAAGCCCAGCTCGACAGCGTCGCACTGGGATCCGACAGCCTGACATCACCGGCGGCTCTCGGCGGCGCGGACCTGAGCGGCGCGGACCTGGGCAGCGCGTTCCTGAGCGGGGCGGACCTGCGTGACGCGAACCTGGCCCTGGCGCAGATGACCTACGCGGACCTGTGTGACGCGAACCTGAGCACCACGTTCCTGACCGGCGCGGACCTGCCCGGTGCGAACCTGTCCGGCGCGGACATGACCAGTACGGACCTGCGCGGCGCGGACCTGAGCGACACGCGCCTGCGCGGTGCGGACCTGAGCGACGCCGACCTGCGCGGTGCGGACCTGCGCGGCGCGGATCTGAGCCTCACGACCCTGGCCGGGACGGACCTGCGCGGGGCGAAGCACCTGACGAAGCGGATGCTCGACCGGGCCTACGTGGACGGCGAGACGCGGCTGCCGTGA